In the genome of Vicinamibacterales bacterium, one region contains:
- the nuoE gene encoding NADH-quinone oxidoreductase subunit NuoE, which produces MLTPESLQKIDREVAKYPPEWKQSAVMMALAIAQDEKGWLSTETMDFVAQYLGMPPVAVYEVATFYNMYNREPTGKYKITLCTCLPCGLQGSLATADYLRQKLGIDFNETTPDGHFTLKEGECMGACAMAPVLLVNNKKMHDYMSNEKIDQLLKDLK; this is translated from the coding sequence ATGCTGACCCCCGAATCCCTGCAGAAGATCGACCGCGAGGTGGCGAAGTACCCGCCCGAATGGAAGCAGTCGGCGGTGATGATGGCGCTCGCCATCGCGCAGGACGAGAAGGGCTGGCTGTCGACGGAGACGATGGATTTCGTCGCGCAGTACCTCGGCATGCCGCCGGTGGCGGTGTACGAGGTCGCCACCTTCTACAACATGTACAACCGCGAGCCGACCGGCAAGTACAAGATCACGCTGTGCACCTGCCTGCCGTGCGGCCTGCAGGGCTCGCTCGCCACGGCGGACTACCTGCGCCAGAAGCTCGGCATCGACTTCAACGAGACCACCCCGGACGGGCACTTCACCCTCAAGGAAGGCGAGTGCATGGGCGCCTGCGCGATGGCGCCGGTGCTGCTCGTCAACAACAAGAAGATGCACGACTACATGAGCAACGAGAAGATCGACCAGCTCCTCAAGGACCTGAAATGA